A single window of Nocardioides kongjuensis DNA harbors:
- the holA gene encoding DNA polymerase III subunit delta — MRAEDVLGRVILVTGKEEYLGARTVDEVKAAVRAHDAEAEFADSSAADLTLATLGEMAAPSLFSAVRCVVVRGLENLPDESVEGLLGYAAAPVDEVALVLVHGGGQKGSGVLTKLRKLKAVTEHKSEELKPSDFPGFVANEVRRHGATIDREAADVLIEAIGRDLRSLAGAAHQLTNDFPGERISEDQVRRYFGGRAEAKSFAVADAAFAGRDRVALEELRWALDAGTAAVLITSAFAGSARGLARMVSAPRGMRDADLAREVGVPPWKLRSLRDQARGWTDVGLARAIRAVAQADADIKGAASDASYALERLVLTITALRQR; from the coding sequence CGAGGTCAAGGCGGCGGTGCGCGCCCACGACGCCGAGGCCGAGTTCGCCGACAGCTCGGCCGCCGACCTGACCCTGGCGACGCTGGGGGAGATGGCGGCGCCGTCGCTGTTCTCCGCCGTGCGCTGCGTCGTGGTCCGTGGCCTGGAGAACCTCCCGGACGAGTCGGTCGAGGGCCTGCTGGGCTACGCCGCCGCGCCGGTCGACGAGGTGGCCCTGGTGCTCGTCCACGGTGGTGGCCAGAAGGGCAGCGGCGTGCTCACCAAGCTGCGCAAGCTGAAGGCCGTCACCGAGCACAAGTCCGAGGAGCTCAAGCCCTCGGACTTCCCGGGCTTCGTGGCCAACGAGGTACGCCGCCACGGCGCGACCATCGACCGCGAGGCGGCCGACGTGCTGATCGAGGCGATCGGCCGCGACCTGCGCTCGCTCGCCGGTGCCGCCCACCAGCTCACCAACGACTTCCCGGGCGAGCGGATCAGCGAGGACCAGGTCCGCCGCTACTTCGGCGGCCGGGCCGAGGCGAAGTCGTTCGCCGTGGCCGACGCCGCCTTCGCCGGGCGCGACCGGGTCGCGCTCGAGGAGCTGCGCTGGGCCCTCGACGCCGGCACGGCCGCCGTGCTCATCACCTCCGCCTTCGCGGGCAGCGCCCGCGGGCTGGCCCGGATGGTCAGCGCCCCGCGCGGCATGCGCGACGCCGACCTGGCCCGCGAGGTCGGCGTCCCGCCGTGGAAGCTGCGCTCGCTGCGCGACCAGGCCCGCGGCTGGACCGACGTCGGTCTCGCCCGAGCCATCCGCGCCGTCGCCCAGGCCGACGCCGACATCAAGGGGGCGGCCAGCGACGCGTCGTACGCCCTCGAGCGGCTGGTCCTCACCATCACGGCCCTGCGCCAGCGTTGA
- the rpsT gene encoding 30S ribosomal protein S20, which translates to MANIKSQIKRNKQNEKRHERNKAVKSGLKTAIRKFREAAEAGDKDAAVALGREASKKLDKAASKGVIHKNQAANRKSSIAKQAASL; encoded by the coding sequence GTGGCGAACATCAAGAGCCAGATCAAGCGCAACAAGCAGAACGAGAAGCGTCACGAGCGCAACAAGGCCGTCAAGTCCGGCCTGAAGACCGCGATCCGCAAGTTCCGCGAGGCCGCCGAGGCCGGCGACAAGGACGCTGCCGTCGCGCTCGGCCGTGAGGCCAGCAAGAAGCTCGACAAGGCCGCCTCCAAGGGCGTCATCCACAAGAACCAGGCTGCGAACCGCAAGTCGTCGATCGCGAAGCAGGCCGCCTCTCTCTGA
- a CDS encoding substrate-binding domain-containing protein, whose product MTTRRPTIRDVARSAGVSVTTVSHTFTGNGTVAPATQQRVRTAAQDLGYRPDVIAQGLRRNRLGVIALVARQLDTLHPELLYDVDYFARFAGAAAVASLAEGLGLMLVSDPTGPRAAGAALASDGFIVTEPVTDDPLVAMLTSAGIPFVTVGETPGAPLAPGSPPHVDIESGRLTTLALDHLWESGARRIALVTGTDRNEWNLRSAAVYRRWARYRRITPSMVHVPEHLDDEGGRRAAATLLASGPAPDGIYALTSNHALGAVEVLTDQGLRVPDDVRIVAGSDAESLRAAHPPISSIDLQPDELARRAVELLAARLDGRPVPDHAQHRVGRLVVRASSAPPAPQP is encoded by the coding sequence GTGACCACGCGCCGCCCGACGATCCGCGACGTCGCACGCAGCGCCGGCGTCTCGGTGACCACGGTGTCGCACACCTTCACCGGCAACGGCACCGTCGCGCCGGCCACCCAGCAGCGGGTCCGCACGGCCGCCCAGGACCTCGGCTACCGCCCCGACGTGATCGCCCAGGGCCTGCGGCGCAACCGGCTGGGCGTCATCGCCCTGGTCGCCCGCCAGCTCGACACCCTGCACCCGGAGCTCCTCTACGACGTCGACTACTTCGCCCGCTTCGCCGGCGCTGCCGCCGTCGCCTCGCTCGCCGAGGGGCTCGGCCTGATGCTCGTCTCCGACCCCACCGGACCGCGTGCCGCCGGCGCCGCCCTGGCCAGCGACGGCTTCATCGTCACCGAGCCGGTCACCGACGACCCGCTGGTCGCCATGCTCACGAGCGCCGGGATCCCGTTCGTCACCGTCGGCGAGACACCCGGCGCGCCGCTCGCGCCGGGCTCCCCTCCCCACGTCGACATCGAGTCCGGCCGGCTCACCACGCTCGCCCTCGACCACCTCTGGGAGTCAGGCGCACGCCGGATCGCGCTGGTCACCGGCACCGACCGCAACGAGTGGAACCTGCGCAGCGCCGCGGTCTACCGGCGCTGGGCCCGGTACCGCCGGATCACGCCGTCGATGGTCCACGTCCCCGAGCACCTCGACGACGAGGGCGGCCGCCGCGCCGCCGCCACCCTGCTGGCCTCCGGGCCGGCGCCGGACGGCATCTACGCGCTCACCAGCAACCATGCGCTCGGTGCGGTGGAGGTCCTCACCGACCAGGGCCTGCGCGTCCCCGACGACGTCCGGATCGTCGCCGGGTCCGACGCCGAGAGCCTGCGTGCCGCCCACCCGCCCATCTCCTCGATCGACCTGCAGCCCGACGAGCTCGCCCGCCGCGCCGTCGAGCTGCTCGCCGCCCGTCTCGACGGCCGCCCGGTCCCCGACCACGCTCAGCACCGGGTGGGGCGCCTGGTCGTACGGGCCTCCTCGGCCCCTCCGGCGCCTCAGCCATGA
- a CDS encoding cytosine permease yields the protein MTADTPIEPPIETPTEPLTETGGAMAIDHTQAEPAADEGLLPGHVEAHGIDVIPDGERTGTARSLFALWVAPNVNYLSFVVGGVLVLMGLSLVQAIAAVVVGCLFSIATGIVAVTGPVSGTPSQVATRAMYGVRGNRVAIAVNGWFVSVCYIALNWLTASVIGFALTERIGLGSSTPVQVVVVLVIASATTAISVYGQGLIMRLYGPLSAGLTLVFLLVSGFLVAKADFSYTPPVALHGADLWLTWIAGVTLIAATPLSYTISSDFARYLPRDTSPVAVATWTALGNAVPGIALLTVGILAATVTDLSDPEAGLRGIVPGWLVTVFLVAIIVGILANNALTTYSSGLALQAVGLPFSRVASVAVTAVVGVAMTLYALFVFDFLDTVSSSLVLLVSLVGPIMAIYVTDVLLRRNAYDGVELSDSTPGSRYWYTGGVNLAGAIACLASFVAALMCASTEAFTGPVAKSLDGLDLSVPVGMIGASVLYVALTRLFYGKHAR from the coding sequence GTGACCGCCGACACACCGATCGAGCCACCGATCGAAACACCGACCGAGCCGCTGACCGAGACCGGGGGAGCCATGGCCATCGACCACACCCAGGCGGAGCCCGCCGCCGACGAGGGGCTGCTGCCCGGGCACGTCGAGGCGCACGGCATCGACGTCATCCCGGACGGCGAGCGCACCGGCACCGCCCGCAGCCTGTTCGCGCTGTGGGTCGCGCCGAACGTCAACTACCTCTCGTTCGTCGTCGGCGGTGTGCTCGTGCTGATGGGCCTGAGCCTGGTCCAGGCGATCGCCGCGGTCGTCGTCGGCTGCCTGTTCTCGATCGCCACCGGCATCGTCGCGGTGACCGGACCGGTCTCCGGCACGCCCAGCCAGGTCGCCACCCGGGCCATGTACGGCGTCCGGGGCAACCGGGTCGCGATCGCGGTCAACGGCTGGTTCGTCTCGGTCTGCTACATCGCCCTGAACTGGCTGACCGCCTCGGTGATCGGCTTCGCGCTCACCGAGCGCATCGGGCTCGGGTCCTCGACGCCGGTCCAGGTGGTGGTCGTGCTGGTCATCGCCTCCGCGACGACCGCGATCTCGGTCTACGGCCAGGGCCTGATCATGCGGCTCTACGGCCCGCTCTCGGCCGGCCTGACCCTCGTCTTCCTCCTCGTCTCGGGCTTCCTCGTCGCGAAGGCCGACTTCTCCTACACGCCGCCGGTCGCCCTGCACGGCGCCGACCTCTGGCTGACCTGGATCGCCGGTGTCACCCTCATCGCCGCGACGCCGCTGTCGTACACGATCAGCTCCGACTTCGCCCGCTACCTGCCCCGCGACACCAGCCCGGTGGCGGTCGCGACCTGGACCGCGCTCGGCAACGCGGTCCCCGGCATCGCCCTGCTCACCGTCGGCATCCTGGCCGCCACCGTCACCGACCTGTCCGACCCGGAGGCCGGCCTGAGGGGCATCGTCCCCGGCTGGCTGGTCACGGTCTTCCTGGTCGCCATCATCGTCGGCATCCTCGCCAACAACGCGCTCACGACGTACAGCTCCGGCCTCGCGCTCCAGGCCGTCGGGCTGCCGTTCTCCCGCGTGGCCAGCGTCGCCGTCACCGCCGTCGTCGGCGTCGCCATGACGCTCTACGCGCTGTTCGTCTTCGACTTCCTCGACACCGTCAGCAGCAGCCTGGTCCTGCTGGTCAGCCTGGTCGGCCCGATCATGGCGATCTACGTGACCGACGTGCTCCTGCGCCGCAACGCGTACGACGGCGTCGAGCTCAGCGACAGCACCCCCGGCTCGCGCTACTGGTACACCGGCGGCGTCAACCTCGCCGGCGCCATCGCCTGCCTCGCCTCGTTCGTCGCCGCGCTGATGTGCGCCAGCACCGAGGCCTTCACCGGCCCGGTCGCTAAGTCCCTCGACGGCCTCGACCTGTCCGTCCCGGTCGGCATGATCGGTGCCTCGGTGCTGTACGTCGCCCTGACCCGCCTCTTCTACGGAAAGCACGCCCGATGA
- a CDS encoding amidohydrolase: MTTETVVLRNARIFTADPDRPWAESVTLAGGRVHGLDQPVPEGAEVVDLEGAFVLPGFVDAHTHLVEMGASAEEVGLVDAGDIAEIQARVAAAAAEGRTRVIGNSWLFPALEGREPHKDVLDAVVPDVPVYLQANDLHSTWCNSAALRELGIDADTPDPIGGTIERDAAGEATGLLSEMAALGLARSFLASQVTDADRDAWLQAGMARYLADGVTTVVDMGVEEHDLAAFERALAADALPLRVIGHWLVKPSATEAENLAQVETAVAHARRLDGDRLRITGIKIMADGVIDSCTASMAKPYADGSNAAPIWDRDALIPVVVAADAAGLQIAIHAIGDEASAIALDALEEAIRVNGPRERRHRMEHLEVVSEESVARLARLGVVASMQPVHADPAVQDNWRAMLGDDRVERGYPWREMTDAGAVLAFGTDAPTAPHLPLHNMYVATTRRSALVEGLPANTPHLAVPLAEALTHATRDAAYASRMEGIIGTIAPGRAADLVVLAADPFATGPEELLTTEVLRTFVAGAEQRVERAQRAAGASVLV; the protein is encoded by the coding sequence ATGACCACCGAGACCGTCGTCCTGCGCAACGCCCGGATCTTCACCGCCGATCCCGACCGCCCGTGGGCCGAGTCCGTGACGCTGGCCGGCGGCCGGGTCCACGGCCTCGACCAGCCCGTGCCCGAGGGCGCCGAGGTCGTCGACCTCGAGGGCGCATTCGTGCTGCCGGGCTTCGTCGACGCCCACACCCACCTCGTCGAGATGGGCGCCTCGGCCGAGGAGGTCGGCCTCGTCGACGCCGGCGACATCGCCGAGATCCAGGCCCGCGTGGCTGCCGCCGCAGCCGAGGGCCGCACTCGGGTGATCGGCAACAGCTGGCTGTTCCCGGCGCTCGAAGGCCGGGAGCCGCACAAGGACGTCCTCGACGCGGTCGTCCCGGACGTCCCGGTCTACCTGCAGGCCAACGACCTGCACTCCACGTGGTGCAACTCCGCCGCACTGCGCGAGCTCGGCATCGATGCGGACACCCCGGACCCGATCGGCGGCACCATCGAGCGCGACGCCGCCGGCGAGGCGACCGGCCTGCTCAGCGAGATGGCCGCCCTCGGCCTGGCCCGCAGCTTCCTCGCCTCCCAGGTCACCGACGCCGACCGGGACGCCTGGCTGCAGGCCGGCATGGCCCGCTACCTCGCCGACGGCGTCACCACGGTCGTCGACATGGGCGTCGAGGAGCACGACCTCGCCGCCTTCGAGCGCGCCCTGGCCGCCGACGCGCTGCCGCTGCGGGTCATCGGGCACTGGCTGGTGAAGCCGTCCGCGACCGAGGCCGAGAACCTCGCCCAGGTCGAGACCGCGGTTGCCCACGCCCGCCGCCTCGACGGCGACCGGCTGCGGATCACCGGCATCAAGATCATGGCCGACGGCGTCATCGACAGCTGCACGGCCTCGATGGCCAAGCCGTACGCCGACGGCAGCAACGCCGCGCCGATCTGGGACCGCGACGCGCTGATCCCGGTCGTCGTCGCCGCGGACGCGGCCGGTCTCCAGATCGCGATCCACGCGATCGGCGACGAGGCCTCGGCCATCGCCCTGGACGCGCTGGAGGAGGCGATCCGGGTCAACGGCCCGCGCGAGCGCCGGCACCGGATGGAGCACCTCGAGGTGGTCTCCGAGGAGAGCGTCGCCCGCCTGGCCCGGCTCGGAGTGGTCGCGTCGATGCAGCCGGTCCACGCCGACCCCGCCGTCCAGGACAACTGGCGCGCGATGCTCGGCGACGATCGGGTCGAGCGCGGCTACCCGTGGCGCGAGATGACCGACGCCGGCGCCGTGCTCGCCTTCGGGACCGACGCGCCCACGGCGCCGCACCTCCCGCTGCACAACATGTACGTCGCCACCACGCGCCGCTCCGCCCTGGTCGAGGGACTGCCCGCCAACACCCCGCACCTCGCCGTGCCCCTGGCCGAGGCGCTGACCCACGCCACCCGGGACGCGGCGTACGCGTCCCGGATGGAGGGGATCATCGGCACCATCGCGCCGGGCCGCGCGGCCGACCTCGTGGTGCTGGCTGCCGACCCGTTCGCGACCGGCCCCGAGGAGCTGCTGACCACCGAGGTGCTGCGCACCTTCGTGGCCGGTGCCGAGCAGCGCGTCGAGCGGGCTCAGCGCGCCGCCGGCGCCAGCGTCCTGGTGTAG
- a CDS encoding alkaline phosphatase D family protein: MLRGAALLAGTAATSGLVTGRLPGRAAAAPLLVRRDRPVLPLGVQSGDVRPGSAVLWSKADRPSRLVAEISRDPSFRRARTVRGPVVTPDTDLTGQVVLGDLPTGTDLHYRIRAVDLHDHRAASEPAVGRLRTAPGRRDDVRFLWSGDIAGQGWGVNPAYGGFRIADAMRSRDADFFLCSGDNVYADGPVQPSVALPGGGTWTNLVIPEKTKVAETLDEYRGQYRYNLMADNWRAFLAETSQVTQWDDHEVRNNWFPGQVLDDARYTEKRVDVLAARAHRAFHEYVPVAEISPDPEGRVYRVIHYGRHLDLFVLDMRTHKDPNTGNREPVGDGGVLGEEQTAWLIRELRRSRATWKVIANDLPLGLVVPDGASAQEGLAQGDPGAPLGREIDIARVLTALQRAGIRNHVWLTADVHYTAAHHYSPDRAAYQDFDPFWEFVSGPLNAGAFGPNALDGTFGPVADFVAAPPAPNASPAQGFQFFGEVEVDGSSGQLTVTLRDVAGAAIYTRTLAPAAR, encoded by the coding sequence CTGCTGCGCGGCGCCGCCCTCCTCGCCGGCACCGCGGCGACCTCCGGACTGGTCACCGGCCGGCTGCCCGGCCGGGCCGCCGCCGCTCCGCTGCTCGTCCGCCGAGACCGCCCCGTCCTGCCGCTCGGCGTCCAGTCCGGCGACGTCCGGCCCGGCTCGGCGGTGCTCTGGTCGAAGGCCGACCGGCCCTCGCGGCTGGTCGCCGAGATCAGCCGCGACCCGTCGTTCCGCAGGGCCCGCACCGTGCGGGGCCCGGTCGTGACGCCCGACACCGATCTGACCGGGCAGGTCGTGCTGGGCGACCTGCCCACGGGCACCGACCTGCACTACCGGATCCGGGCCGTGGACCTCCACGACCACCGGGCCGCCAGCGAGCCGGCCGTCGGCCGGCTCCGCACCGCGCCCGGCCGTCGCGACGACGTACGGTTCCTGTGGTCGGGCGACATCGCCGGGCAGGGCTGGGGCGTGAACCCGGCGTACGGCGGCTTCCGGATCGCCGACGCGATGCGCTCGCGAGACGCCGACTTCTTCCTGTGCAGCGGCGACAACGTGTACGCCGACGGCCCGGTCCAGCCCTCCGTCGCCCTGCCCGGCGGCGGCACCTGGACCAACCTGGTGATCCCGGAGAAGACCAAGGTCGCCGAGACCCTCGACGAGTACCGGGGCCAGTACCGCTACAACCTGATGGCCGACAACTGGCGCGCCTTCCTCGCCGAGACCTCCCAGGTCACCCAGTGGGACGACCACGAGGTGCGCAACAACTGGTTCCCGGGCCAGGTCCTCGACGACGCGCGCTACACCGAGAAGCGGGTCGACGTCCTCGCGGCGCGGGCACACCGGGCCTTCCACGAGTACGTCCCGGTCGCCGAGATCTCGCCCGACCCCGAGGGCCGGGTCTACCGGGTGATCCACTACGGCCGGCACCTCGACCTGTTCGTGCTCGACATGCGCACCCACAAGGACCCCAACACCGGCAACCGCGAGCCGGTCGGCGACGGCGGCGTCCTCGGCGAGGAGCAGACGGCGTGGCTGATCCGCGAGCTGCGGCGCTCGAGGGCGACCTGGAAGGTGATCGCCAACGACCTGCCGCTCGGGCTGGTGGTGCCGGACGGCGCCAGCGCGCAGGAGGGTCTCGCCCAGGGGGACCCGGGAGCGCCGTTGGGTCGCGAGATCGACATCGCGCGGGTGCTCACCGCGCTGCAGCGGGCCGGCATCCGCAACCACGTGTGGCTGACCGCCGACGTGCACTACACGGCGGCCCACCACTACTCGCCGGACCGGGCGGCGTACCAGGACTTCGACCCGTTCTGGGAGTTCGTCTCCGGACCGCTCAACGCGGGTGCGTTCGGGCCGAACGCGCTGGACGGCACGTTCGGCCCGGTCGCCGACTTCGTCGCGGCGCCGCCCGCACCCAACGCCTCCCCGGCGCAGGGCTTCCAGTTCTTCGGCGAGGTCGAGGTCGACGGCAGCAGCGGGCAGCTGACCGTCACCCTGCGGGACGTGGCCGGAGCGGCGATCTACACCAGGACGCTGGCGCCGGCGGCGCGCTGA
- the lepA gene encoding translation elongation factor 4 → MSAAAPQPGHTDPAIIRNFCIIAHIDHGKSTLADRMLQLTGVVGEREAKAQYLDRMDIERERGITIKSQAVRMPWTVTAGNEAGAEPGTYILNMIDTPGHVDFTYEVSRSLQACEAAILLVDAAQGIEAQTLANLYLAMGADLHIIPVLNKIDLPSANVEKYAAELANLVGCEPEDVLLTSAKTGVGVERLLNEIVKQVPAPVGDADAPARALIFDSVYDTYRGVVTYVRVVDGELSHRDKIKMMSTGALHEMLEVGVISPEPMKAGKLGVGETGYLITGVKDVRQSRVGDTVTVSSRPAAEPLGGYEHPNPMVFAGLYPIDGDDYPTLRDALEKLQLNDAALTFEPETSGALGFGFRCGFLGLLHMEITRERLEREFNLDLISTAPNVVYEVVMEDGTKLTVTNPSEYPDGKIAEVREPIVDATVLAPADYIGTIMELCQQKRGNLQGMDYLSEDRVEMRYTLPMGEIAFDFFDQLKSKTKGYASLNYEFSGDQAADLVKVDILLQGEPVDAFSAIVHKDAAYSYGVMMAGKLKELIPRQQFEVPIQAAIGARVIARENIRAIRKDVLAKCYGGDITRKRKLLEKQKEGKKRMKMVGRVEVPQEAFVAALSTTGPAGDKPKK, encoded by the coding sequence ATGTCTGCCGCCGCCCCGCAGCCGGGTCACACCGACCCCGCGATCATCCGCAACTTCTGCATCATCGCGCACATCGACCACGGCAAGTCGACGCTCGCCGACCGGATGCTGCAGCTCACCGGCGTGGTCGGCGAGCGCGAGGCGAAGGCGCAGTACCTCGACCGGATGGACATCGAGCGCGAGCGCGGCATCACCATCAAGAGCCAGGCCGTCCGGATGCCGTGGACGGTCACGGCCGGCAACGAGGCGGGCGCCGAGCCGGGAACCTACATCCTCAACATGATCGACACGCCCGGCCACGTCGACTTCACCTACGAGGTGTCCCGGTCGCTGCAGGCGTGCGAGGCCGCGATCCTGCTGGTCGACGCCGCCCAGGGCATCGAGGCGCAGACCCTCGCGAACCTCTACCTCGCGATGGGCGCCGACCTCCACATCATCCCGGTGCTCAACAAGATCGACCTGCCGAGCGCCAACGTCGAGAAGTACGCCGCCGAGCTGGCCAACCTGGTCGGCTGCGAGCCCGAGGACGTGCTGCTCACCTCCGCCAAGACCGGCGTCGGCGTCGAGCGGCTGCTCAACGAGATCGTCAAGCAGGTCCCGGCGCCCGTCGGCGACGCGGACGCCCCGGCCCGCGCCCTGATCTTCGACTCGGTCTACGACACCTACCGCGGCGTGGTCACCTACGTCCGGGTCGTCGACGGCGAGCTGTCCCACCGCGACAAGATCAAGATGATGTCGACCGGGGCGCTGCACGAGATGCTCGAGGTGGGTGTGATCAGCCCCGAGCCCATGAAGGCCGGCAAGCTCGGCGTCGGCGAGACCGGCTACCTGATCACCGGCGTGAAGGACGTGCGCCAGTCCCGGGTCGGCGACACGGTCACCGTCAGCTCCCGCCCCGCGGCCGAGCCGCTCGGCGGCTACGAGCACCCGAACCCGATGGTCTTCGCCGGTCTCTACCCGATCGACGGCGACGACTACCCGACGCTGCGCGACGCGCTCGAGAAGCTCCAGCTCAACGACGCCGCCCTCACCTTCGAGCCGGAGACCTCCGGCGCCCTCGGCTTCGGCTTCCGCTGCGGCTTCCTCGGCCTGCTCCACATGGAGATCACCCGCGAGCGGCTCGAGCGCGAGTTCAACCTCGACCTCATCTCGACCGCGCCCAACGTGGTCTACGAGGTCGTCATGGAGGACGGCACCAAGCTCACGGTCACCAACCCGAGCGAGTACCCCGACGGCAAGATCGCCGAGGTCCGCGAGCCGATCGTCGACGCCACCGTGCTCGCCCCGGCCGACTACATCGGCACGATCATGGAGCTGTGCCAGCAAAAGCGCGGCAACCTGCAGGGCATGGACTACCTCTCCGAGGACCGGGTCGAGATGCGCTACACGCTGCCGATGGGCGAGATCGCCTTCGACTTCTTCGACCAGCTCAAGTCCAAGACCAAGGGCTACGCCTCGCTCAACTACGAGTTCTCCGGCGACCAGGCCGCCGACCTGGTGAAGGTCGACATCCTGCTCCAGGGCGAGCCGGTCGACGCCTTCTCCGCGATCGTCCACAAGGACGCCGCCTACTCCTACGGCGTGATGATGGCCGGCAAGCTCAAGGAGCTGATCCCCAGGCAGCAGTTCGAGGTGCCGATCCAGGCCGCCATCGGCGCCCGGGTGATCGCGCGCGAGAACATCCGCGCCATCCGCAAGGACGTGCTGGCCAAGTGCTACGGCGGTGACATCACGCGCAAGCGCAAGCTGCTGGAGAAGCAGAAGGAAGGCAAGAAGCGGATGAAGATGGTCGGCCGCGTCGAGGTGCCCCAGGAGGCCTTCGTCGCCGCGCTGTCGACCACCGGCCCCGCGGGCGACAAGCCCAAGAAGTAG
- a CDS encoding MBL fold metallo-hydrolase, whose amino-acid sequence MRIDDVRRVQLGSFVRPAEETGTGQPRVEHVLGYVVRSPAGLVLLDTGMGEAGAETEAHYRPSRVPLPDALARVGVGLDEVALVVNCHLHFDHIGGNPLLAGRPVLAQRGELEAARRPDYTVPELVDFPGARYELLDGETEIATGVLVVPTPGHVEGHQSLVVACTDGTVVLAGQAHDTAAEWAAHAAADEPSPWMRRILALDPRRVVFAHDAAVWEP is encoded by the coding sequence GTGCGGATCGACGACGTACGACGCGTGCAGCTCGGCAGCTTCGTGCGCCCGGCCGAGGAGACCGGCACCGGGCAGCCGCGCGTCGAGCACGTGCTGGGGTACGTCGTGCGCTCTCCCGCCGGGCTGGTCCTGCTCGACACCGGGATGGGCGAGGCCGGCGCCGAGACCGAGGCGCACTACCGCCCCTCGCGGGTCCCGCTCCCCGACGCCCTGGCGCGCGTGGGTGTCGGCCTCGACGAGGTCGCCCTCGTGGTCAACTGCCACCTGCACTTCGACCACATCGGCGGCAACCCGCTCCTCGCCGGACGCCCCGTCCTCGCCCAGCGCGGCGAGCTGGAGGCGGCACGGCGACCGGACTACACCGTGCCGGAGCTCGTCGACTTCCCGGGCGCCCGCTACGAGCTGCTCGACGGGGAGACCGAGATCGCCACGGGCGTGCTCGTCGTCCCGACCCCGGGGCACGTCGAGGGCCACCAGTCGCTCGTCGTCGCCTGCACGGACGGGACGGTCGTGCTGGCCGGGCAGGCGCACGACACCGCCGCGGAGTGGGCGGCGCACGCCGCAGCCGACGAGCCGAGCCCGTGGATGCGGCGGATCCTGGCCCTCGACCCGCGCCGCGTCGTGTTCGCGCACGACGCGGCGGTGTGGGAGCCCTGA
- a CDS encoding PQQ-like beta-propeller repeat protein: MRPTTRGSRLLALPALCLLLPLSGCGGDPAGEDGGDGEADTTPSRMADLRWDIDDSVATSDACGTWVVRADIGEPLQVVDVANDRVLLPRVTPPPGSGLEPDEGWLTDGGCVPTPDGPVVVVETQDLYTDLDEAPPKLVAGLTPEGEQLWVREEPGQVLGRYDGTGSFVLDEVGARPGRWVVVDARTGETVAEGAGDADDPAARRVQLTLSRDLVATTDATVVRLPDWSTYLEGVVAGVDADRALLAGAGGLSLVRLADAVALWARTDVGYAAVTGGSTDLSTGTVLATDRDRRLVGLDLVSGATRWTSDLAFGDVNLSDPQIGAGVIVVRDGRDLDRQVVLDAATGERLPDPDGTLVVGQDVLLLVDDEGRPTPITVDDLR; this comes from the coding sequence GTGCGTCCGACGACCCGCGGCTCCCGCCTGCTCGCCCTGCCTGCGCTGTGCCTGCTCCTCCCGCTGTCCGGGTGCGGCGGCGACCCTGCCGGCGAGGACGGCGGCGATGGGGAGGCCGACACGACGCCGTCCCGGATGGCCGACCTGCGCTGGGACATCGACGACTCCGTCGCCACGTCCGACGCCTGCGGCACGTGGGTGGTCCGCGCGGACATCGGTGAGCCGCTCCAGGTGGTCGACGTGGCCAACGACCGGGTCCTGCTGCCCCGGGTCACCCCGCCGCCGGGCTCGGGCCTGGAGCCCGACGAGGGCTGGCTGACCGACGGCGGCTGCGTGCCGACCCCCGACGGTCCGGTCGTCGTGGTCGAGACCCAGGACCTGTACACCGACCTCGACGAGGCGCCGCCCAAGCTGGTCGCCGGCCTGACGCCCGAGGGCGAGCAGCTGTGGGTCCGCGAGGAGCCCGGGCAGGTGCTCGGCCGCTACGACGGCACCGGCTCCTTCGTGCTCGACGAGGTCGGCGCCCGCCCCGGCCGGTGGGTGGTCGTCGACGCGCGGACGGGGGAGACCGTGGCCGAGGGCGCGGGCGACGCCGACGACCCGGCCGCCCGTCGGGTGCAGCTGACGCTGTCGCGGGACCTGGTCGCGACCACCGACGCCACCGTCGTGCGCCTGCCCGACTGGTCGACGTACCTCGAGGGAGTGGTGGCCGGCGTCGACGCGGACCGCGCGCTGCTGGCCGGGGCCGGTGGCCTGAGCCTGGTGCGGCTCGCGGACGCCGTGGCGCTGTGGGCGCGCACCGACGTCGGCTACGCCGCGGTCACGGGCGGCTCCACGGACCTGTCCACCGGCACCGTGCTCGCCACCGACCGCGACCGCCGGCTGGTCGGGCTCGACCTCGTGTCCGGCGCGACGAGGTGGACGTCGGACCTCGCGTTCGGGGACGTCAACCTGTCCGACCCGCAGATCGGGGCGGGCGTCATCGTGGTCCGCGACGGTCGGGACCTCGACCGGCAGGTCGTGCTCGACGCGGCGACCGGAGAGCGGCTGCCCGACCCGGACGGCACCCTGGTCGTGGGCCAGGACGTGCTGCTCCTGGTCGACGACGAGGGGCGGCCCACCCCGATCACCGTGGACGACCTACGGTGA